The Engraulis encrasicolus isolate BLACKSEA-1 chromosome 22, IST_EnEncr_1.0, whole genome shotgun sequence genome includes a region encoding these proteins:
- the muc15 gene encoding mucin-15, with protein sequence MRLRLDFTFALLLIIHSISSVSLQDPLEYGAGLNDGNDYYDAVVPTVGGNDIVGDSTNNDQQPLEEEENSDGLAQGSMVFSSAAEEDPQPTFPPEYLRDGEGEEPSGSSGTTSGSSETNGTIDIPEVRTDDYPGENETMEDENRPENTTVTTNTNTNTTQVPEAPLDPMVSPQNETVSTNSTNPTGETNSTSQANGTMTTETEVNSNTTEVTSPTPATNGSDIVPPQPTEGAPQDEGTTSTTAGVNDTNDGLAPVTESLPGDETTTTTATPGEIPIDDATTAEPTPGEIPIDDATTAEPEVPVEPTTSTEGLTGTAVGKAAGVGSGDSDERGLSSETENTKNNKAWGAVLGIAVAVGFVGLVVYVLLKRRGRRNFSHSKLVEDGHPDPVLRLDNGEPLDLKFDGQGYHNPTLEGDNIQMSNYPSGNFR encoded by the exons ATGAGGCTACGACTGGACTTTACATTCGCTCTGCTCCTCATCATCCACAGCATCTCTAGCGTTTCACTTCAGGATCCTTTAGAGTATGGAGCTGGACTTAACGATGGAAATGACTACTACGACGCTGTGGTCCCCACCGTCGGTGGAAATGACATAGTTGGAGACTCGACCAACAATGACCAACAACcccttgaggaggaggagaactctGATGGCCTGGCCCAAGGGTCCATGGTATTCAGTAGTGCTGCTGAGGAGGACCCCCAGCCCACATTCCCACCAGAGTATCTGAGAGACGGTGAGGGAGAGGAGCCCTCCGGTTCCTCAGGTACTACCTCAGGTTCCTCAGAGACAAACGGCACCATAGATATTCCAGAGGTCAGGACGGACGACTACCCTGGAGAGAATGAGACCATGGAGGATGAGAACCGACCAGAGAATACGACTGTGacaaccaacaccaacaccaacaccacacaagtACCAGAAGCTCCACTCGACCCAATGGTGTCTCCACAGAATGAAACTGTGTCAACCAACAGTACCAATCCCACCGGCGAGACCAACAGCACGTCGCAGGCAAACGGCACCATGACCACGGAGACAGAGGTCAACAGCAACACCACAGAGGTCACCAGTCCAACGCCCGCCACCAACGGATCAGATATCGTCCCTCCTCAGCCTACCGAGGGAGCACCGCAGGACGAGGGGACGACAAGCACCACGGCCGGGGTCAACGACACCAATGATGGATTAGCACCTGTTACTGAAAGTCTACCCGGCGacgagaccaccaccaccacggcgaCGCCAGGGGAGATTCCCATTGATGATGCTACTACAGCTGAGCCAACGCCAGGGGAGATTCCCATCGATGATGCTACTACAGCTGAGCCAGAAGTACCGGTGGAGCCCACCACATCCACAGAAGGCCTTACTGGCACTGCAGTGGGGAAAGCTGCTGGTGTCGGCAGCGGGGACAGCGATGAGCGAG GTTTGTCATCAGAGACAGAGAATACGAAGAACAATAAAGCGTGGGGAGCTGTCCTGGGCATCGCAGTGGCTGTGGGCTTTGTGGGTCTGGTCGTCTACGTTTTACTAAAGAGGAGAGGCCGAAGGAATTTCTCTCACTCAAAATTAGTTGAAGACGGACACCCTGATCCAG TTCTGAGGTTGGACAATGGTGAACCACTGGACTTGAAATTTGATGGGCAGGGATACCACAACCCTACTCTAGAAGGAGACAACATTCAAATGTCTAACTATCCTTCTGGAAATTTCCGCTGA